A portion of the Limanda limanda chromosome 3, fLimLim1.1, whole genome shotgun sequence genome contains these proteins:
- the LOC132998883 gene encoding leucine-rich repeat-containing protein 49, whose translation MRSHKHNTCVSDRGMLPTPMVNSCKLHLTTDRSLVPLVLDRAQAMTDPQDTGKDLNMNWNLTMDRSNQGARLLACSQRIFVKTTPPVPSFVSDSTDIAHHDVPPAAAALCGLATLSHAAQEASDKSKRPTNSAQAAHYHNVLNLPKPAGGSGGYNSAAPGGPFTQLPWDSFESDFQRIDLDRRCLEKCPQLGIMEKLQLLNLQHNLITRIQHLSHLQHLVFLNLYDNHISDMTGIEALSSLRILMLGKNRIKKIRCLGSLSKLNILDLHENQICRIENISHLSELQVLNLAGNNISRVENLQKLDCLTELNLRHNCISFVTEVDRLPCLQRLFLSCNNITSFDQLACVGDLRSLSELTLDGNPVALKTWYKQAVLRCVLHLRQLDMKRITDEDRRMASVHARKEEEKKRENHKQTIHKEKRRLAIRNAAQQWEGVRACLELPPVQGAKEEVSPENSPAHSPAQTNGLAQEPSPDEPRRVSPGSGSERPLGGTESRLRTNSRPNSPRDPKLVESGSSSVQSLSLSDCHLVELDGDTLRLFGLGALEALERGWGVQTAGAVTVITFRFISLDAIVPTLPRIRVKFPNLSHLIFLETNISRLAQLAALAQVRRLDQLTIHPEGNPVVGLSLWRSFVIYRLHHLNLLKINGQEVTMNDVIAAERVFGTLGHIAATETPRYRLLLLLEESRKRQLQFLLEGRGRRPGLSPEDLRDSGKLLGEGLSRALFNYPSRDCSAESPEESSAESSERSTMIEQYLQELVQRASDTNLKGEALHKLWPSMFAEMVRDSVLEMRDQAAFRQASLAKLSDTK comes from the exons ATGcgctctcacaaacacaacacgtgtgtgagtgacagaggGATGCTTCCCACCCCCATG GTCAACAGCTGCAAGTTGCACCTCACAACTGACAGgtcactggttccactggttctgGATAGGGCCCAGGCGATG ACCGACCCTCAAGATACTGGGAAAGACCTGAACATGAATTGGAACCTAACAATGGATCGCTCCAATCAAG GAGCCAGGTTGCTTGCGTGCAGCCAGAGAATATTTGTGAAGACAACACCACCCGTGCCATCATTTGTCAGTGACTCTACAGATATTGCACATCATGATGTACCACCAGCAGCTGCCGCTCTGTGTGGTCTGGCTACACTCTCACATGCTGCACAAGAAGCAAGCGACAAATCGAAGAGACCAACCAACAGCGCTCAAGCCGCACACTACCACAATGTCTTAAACCTTCCCAAGCCAGCTG GTGGTTCTGGAGGATATAACAGTGCTGCTCCCGGGGGCCCCTTCACCCAGCTGCCCTGGGACAGTTTTGAGTCTGACTTTCAACGCATTGACTTGGACAG GCGCTGTCTAGAGAAATGTCCTCAGCTGGGCATCATGGAAAAACTGCAGCTTCTCAACCTCCAGCACAACCTGATCACAAGAATCCAGCATTTGTCCCATCTGCAGCATCTGGTTTTCCTGAACTTGTACGACAATCACATCTCTGACATGACTGGCATTGAAGCTCTAAGTTCTCTCAGGATCCTAATGCTCGGGAAGAACAG AATCAAGAAGATCCGCTGCCTGGGAAGCCTGTCCAAACTGAATATCCTCGATTTACATGAGAATCAG ATCTGCAGGATCGAGAACATTTCTCACCTGAGTGAGCTGCAGGTGTTGAACCTGGCAGGAAACAACATCTCCAGAGTGGAAAATCTGCAGAAGCTCGACTGTTTGACTGAACTCAACCTGAGGCACAACTGCATCTCTTTTGTG ACAGAGGTGGACCGCCTGCCCTGCTTGCAGCGCCTCTTTCTCAGCTGCAATAACATCACCAG CTTTGATCAGCTAGCCTGCGTCGGAGACTTGCGCTCCCTTTCTGAGCTCACCCTGGATGGGAATCCTGTAGCCCTGAAGACATGGTACAAGCAGGCCGTCCTGCGCTGTGTGCTTCATCTGAGACAGCTGGACATGAAGCGTATCACA GACGAGGATCGGCGAATGGCTAGTGTGCATGCtcggaaagaggaggagaagaagagggagaatcACAAGCAGACGATTCATAAG GAGAAGCGGCGTCTGGCGATCCGTAATGCAGCACAGCAGTGGGAGGGTGTCAGGGCCTGCCTGGAGCTGCCACCAGTACAGGGTGCAAAAGAAGAAGTGAGTCCAGAGAACAGCCCCGCCCACAGCCCCGCCCAGACAAATGGCCTCGCACAGGAGCCTTCTCCAGATGAGCCGAG ACGAGTAAGTCCAGGGTCAGGATCAGAGCGACCACTAGGGGGAACGGAGAGCAGACTGCGCACCAACAGCCGTCCAAACAGCCCGCGAGATCCCAA GCTTGTGGAGTCAGGGAGCAGCAGCGTGCAGAGCTTGTCCCTATCTGACTGTCACCTAGTGGAGCTGGATGGAGACACCCTGCGTTTGTTTGGACTTGGAGCCCTGGAGGCCCTGGAGAGGGGATGGGGAGTTCAGACCGCCGGTGCTGTCACCGTAATAACCTTCCGCTTCATCAGCCTTGACGCCATCGTACCGACACTGCCACGAATAAGGGTCAAGTTCCCCAATCTATCG CACCTGATCTTCCTGGAAACCAACATCAGCCGCCTGGCGCAGCTGGCAGCCCTGGCTCAGGTGAGGCGTCTGGATCAGCTGACCATTCACCCGGAGGGAAACCCCGTGGTCGGTCTGTCTCTGTGGCGCTCCTTCGTCATCTACCGCCTCCACCACCTTAACCTGCTGAAGATCAATGGccaggag gTGACCATGAATGATGTGATCGCTGCCGAGCGTGTGTTTGGAACATTGGGTCACATAGCAGCCACAGAAACTCCACGTTATCGGCTCCTGCTGCTACTGGAGGAGTCCAG GAAGCGTCAGCTGCAGTTCCTGTTGGAGGGGCGAGGGCGGCGGCCGGGGCTCAGTCCGGAGGATCTGCGAGACAGCGGGAAGCTCCTGGGAGAAGGCCTGAGCAGAGCGCTGTTCAACTACCCCAGCAGAGACTGCAGTGCAGAGAGCCCTGAG